GCCACCAGTGAAAAGCATGAACTGGTCGTAGCGGTTCTCCGGACGCTTTAACCATACCTCCAAGTCCCTGATAATCGTGGCGCGTTTCCGCCGCGCCACGGTCGGGAGCAAACAGCATTGGCGAGTTGACCGCAGCTTCTTATGTTCGCCGGTCAGCAAACTGACCATATACATCTGCCGGTCGCAGTTTTTATATTCCATCGGGATTCCGGCATTGGAAAACGATTCGAGCAAAGCGGCGGTGTCGCTCTCAAGTTTGGCCTCATGTGCCATGCCTTTACGCTTTGCCTCCGTGCTGGTGAGCTTCCCGGCGCGGTTCCGGCATGCCTGCACGTAGGTTGACTCACGCTTCACGGATTCGCCTTCGAGGTCCGCGTGATCGCCGGGAATCACGTAGCTTTCGTCATGATCGGCGATTTCCCGGACATTGCCGGTTTCGTCCATGCCGACGTCCACCGCGCCGGTAAACGGCTGGCGGGCCGGAAACGGCTTTTCCGGGGCGGCTGGCGGCGGTGCGTAACTGTCCCAATAGTCGCGCTTGGCTTCAAACGCATCAAACCGCAGGGCGATTTCGGCGGGAGTCAGGGGAGGGCGGACGGACGCGCCGCCGTGTGGCTCGGCGGCGTCAGTGCGCATTTTGACAGCCGACAAGTGCGCGTATTGCTGTAGCCAGCAAACGCGCCCCTTTGCCAATTAGCTGCCCGTCAAACCCTAACCCGGCACCCGGATATTGTTCAACTCCCGCCACCTCCACCAATTTAGCCGACTCGTGAGAGTCGGCTTTTTTACATTATCGGGCGGGATGGTCTGTCCGTGGCGTTTACCAATCTTTCGCGCCACGGCATATTTCCAGCTTTGCTCAACGGCTTTCATCCCCTTCTATTCGCATATCTATTATCCTGTATGATCGGCCGTATTAAAAAGCACGCACTCGACCGCCTCGACTTTGCCGGCGATGTTTCCGCCGCCAAGCGCCTCAGCGCGTGCAAGACCTTCATCCGCCTCGAAAGCGCGATGATTCGCATGCGCCATGAGGCGGGCGCGTCCGGCCGGGAAGTGGCGCGCGGGCGCGCCACGATGATCGACGTGCTCCTCTCGCATCTTTTCCAGTATGCCTGCGATTCCTGGCGGCATGCCCACGGGACCGAACCGCTGCCCGTGTGCCTCGTGGCTATCGGCGGCTACGGACGCGGCGAGCTTAGCCCGCACAGCGACATCGACATCATGTTCCTTTTCCCCTCGGAGGTCGGACGCAAGCAGCTCGAACCGTTTCAGGAGCACCTCGTCAACGAAATCCTCTACATCCTCTGGGATTGCGGCCTGAAAATCGGCCATTCCTCGCGCACCGTGGACGAGGTCTTTGCCGAGGCGCGCAACGACATCCAGACCAAGACCGCCCTGCTCGAAACCCGCCGGCTCGCCGGCTCGGAATCGCTCTACGAAACCTTTGCCTCCGCCTATCGCAGTTTCTCCCAAGAGGACAACCCGCGCGATTACCTCACCCGCCGCCTCAACGGCCAGCGCGAACGCCGCGCCCGTTACGGACAAACGGTCTTTCTTCAGGAGCCCGACATCAAGAACGGTGTCGGCGGCCTGCGCGACTATCACAACATCCTCTGGATGGCCCGGGTGAAGCTCGGCATCGACCAGCTCGACGACCTCGTCGCGCAGGATTACCTGCGCCCCGGCGAACTCCGCGACATCAACCGGGCCTACGATTTTCTCCTCCGCGTCCGCAACGAGCTCCATTTCAACAGCCGCCACGCCACCGATCTCCTGAACCTCGAATCGCAGCCGCGCATCGCCTTCGGCCTCGGCTATGTCAACGACGACCCGCTCGCCCGCGTCGAGCAGTTCATGCACGATTATTACCATGCCGCGCAAACCATCCACCGCACCGCGCGCAACCTCGAAAACCGCCTCGCGCTCACCCTTGAGCCGCCCTCGCGGCTCTCCCTCCGCGACACCCTGCGCATTTCCCGCCACCAGAAGACCAAGCGCATCGACGGCTTCATTCACCGGGGCAAGGAGCTCGTCGCCAGCTCGCCCGACATTTTCAAGGCCGATCCCGCGCGCCTCATCCGCGTCTTCCGCCATTGCCAGCAGCTCGACGCCCAGCCCGATTTCGCGCTCCAGAATCTCATCCGCGGATCGCTCCCGCTCATCACCCGCCATGTCATCAATTCGCCCGACGCCATCGTCAGCTTCCGCAGCATCCTGCAGGAGGCCGGGGCCGTTTTCCCCATCCTCGACCTCATGCACGAACTCGGCGTGCTCGGCCGCTTCATCCCCGAGTTCGACGGGCTCACCTGCCGGGTGCAGCACGAGTTTTATCACCGCTACACCGCCGATATCCACACGCTCAACGCCATCCGCGAACTCGACGCCATCTTCAACCGCCTCGAGCCCATCACGCACAAATACCTCGCGGCCCTGCACGAGACGCCAAACCCCACGCTCCTCTATCTCATCCTGTTGCTGCATGACATCGGCAAGGCCGTCGGCATCAAAGGCCATGCCGACACCGGCGCGGAGCTCGCCCTTCCCGTCCTCCGACGCCTCGGGGTTGGCGAGGCTGATTGTGAAATAGTTGTGTTTATTATCAAACAGCACCTCATTATGGCACGCTTCTGGCAGAGGCACGATGTCGATGACCCGAAAACCGCATCCATCTTTGCCGAGGCGCTGGGCGATGCCAACCGCCTGCGCTACCTTTACGTCCACACCTATTGCGACGCCCGGGGCACATCCACCGACCTCTGGAACAGTTACAAGGACACCCTCCACACCACCCTCTACCGAGCCACGCTGGAACACCTGATACACGGCGGCGAAGCCATCGAAACCAAAAATTCCGGCCTTACCCAGATGAAACGCCAAGAACTTCTTGCAAAGAAAATCCCCGGCATCGGCTCCGATGAGATCACCGCGCACTTCAACCTCCTGCCGGAGCGTTATTTCATCCACACCGGGACCGACGAAATCTCGCTCCATCTCGAGATGGTCAACCGCCTCCTGCGTTCCATCAACACCGCCGATTCCATCGGGACGCTGCGCCCCATCATCGACTGGAAAAACGACCTCAACCGCGGCCTCACGGTCGTCAATGTCGTGACATGGGATCGCGCCGGCCTTTTCTACAAGCTGGCTGGCGCCTTCAGCGTCGCGGGCCTGAACATCCTTGGCGCCAAGGTCATCTCCCGCGCCGACCACATCGCCATCGACACCTTCTACGTCGTCGAACCCGGCGGCGGCGCGGTGGAAAACCACGGCGCCACCGAGGTCTTCGCGCGCACCGTCGAGCAGGCCCTCGTCGCCAACCGCGATCTCTATCCCGACATCCTCGCGCAGGCCAAGAAAGTCAGCCAGCGTTACGGTCTCGACCTGAAAAACGGCATGGAAGCCCTGCAAAGCGCCTTTCCGCCGAGCATCGAGGTTTATCACGAACTGGCGATGCAACGCACCATTGTCGAAATTCAGGCGCGCGATCACCTGGGCCTGTTGTATCAACTCTCCAAGAGCATCTACGATCACGGCTTCGACATCACCTTCGCCCGCATCGGCACCGAGCGCGGCATCGCGATCGACACTTTTTATATCGAGAGCACGGACGGGGAGCAAATCGACGAGACCCGCCTCCACACCCTGCGCGACGCGCTCCACGCCCTCGTGGCGCCCGAGCAGACCAGCGAGGCGCCGGCGGCATAGGCGCGGCGCGCCCGTTTGTTCAGCCGAGCCGGGCCTTGACCCAGGACAGCGCCAGTCTGGTGCAACGCCAGCCGAGGGTTGAATCGATGGCTGCGTATTGGTGCGCGGCCACGATCAGCCAAAACATGATTTGATAGGACACCTTGGAAACTTTGTGCCGCAGAATGCGCTGGGCGAGAAACGCGCCCGGCCAGCCGCCGAGCAGCTCAAGGCCGTGCAGGGTCGATTCGGGGACGCGCCATCCATCCGCCTCGGCGCGATGCTTGTCGATCCGGTAAACCAGAAACGTGAGCGCCGAAAGCGCGACGGGTGCCGCGGCCACCCATTCCCATGCGATCTTCATGGCCAGTCGGCTCAACGCAAAGACCGGCGCGACCAGCAGCAGCGAAAACAGAACAAACGTCCCCGTGCCGGGACGCGGCTTCGATCCGCCAGGCGCGGGCGGGCGCGATGCGGGGCTATGGGCGGGGTCGCGGCTCATCGTGATTCCCGCCAGCGTGCCATGGGCGCGCGTGGTTTCCATGTTTTTCGACATGCCCGCCCCGCGCCTGCGCCGGGAAAATCGGGTAAGGCGTTGCATCCGGCCGGAGTGTCGTTTCGTTTGCCGCATGGCTTCACATCCCAAGACACTCCGCGAGATCGCCGGCGCATCGCCCGTGCCGGCGGTATTATCCGAAAGCGCCCTCATCATCATCGACGCGCAAAACGAATACCGCGACGGTCGCCTGCCGCTCGACGGGTTCGACGCGGCGGTGGCGGAGATCCGGCGCCTGCTCGCGCGGGCGCGGACGGCGCGGACCCCGGTCATTCATGTCAGGCACGTGGTTGCGGCGGGCTCGCCGGTCTTTGCGGCGGGTTCGCGCGGCGCGGAGATCGTGGACGAACTTGAGCCGCTGCCGGACGAGGTGGTCGTCACCAAGGCGCTGCCGAGCAGTTTCACGGGGACGACCTTGGAGCAGTCCCTGCGCACGGCCGGGCGCGGGCAGCTCGTCGTCACCGGCTTCATGACCCACATGTGCGTGAGCTCGACGGTCCGCGAGGCGGCGGAAAAGGGCTGGCGATGCACGGTGGTCGCCGCCGCCTGCGCCACGCGCGACTTGCCATCCGGCGCGACGGAAGAAAGCCGGGGCGATGAGCGGGACGTGATCCCGGCCGCCGCCCTCCACGCCGCGCATCTGGCGGCATTGGGCGACAGGTTTGCCGTCATCGTGGAACGGCAGGATGCCGTCGCTGACTGAGTTTTTGCGGTTCGTTCCAATCTCAAAATCCATCCCGGTATGCGCGTCACTTATTACGGACACTCCTGCTTTTTGGTGGAAACATCCGCCGCCCGCATCCTCATCGACCCCTTTTTGACGGGAAATCCGCTGGCTCCGGTCAAGGCCGCCGATGTGCGATGCGATGCGGTGCTGGTCTCGCACGGGCACGAGGACCATTGTTGCGATGCGCTCGACATCGCCCGCGCCAATCACGCCACGCTGGTCGCCAACTTCGAGATAGCCGAATATTTTGCGGCGAAAGGGCTGGCCACGACGCACGGGTTGAATCCGGGCGGCGGCTGCGCCTTCCCCTTCGGGCGGGTGAAACTCACGCTCGCCCACCACACGTCGAGCCTCGATGCCGGGCTCGCCCCGATCTACATGGGCACGGCGTGCGGAATATTGCTGGAGGCGGACGGCAGGAAACTCCACCACGCGGGAGACACGGCGTTGTTTCTGGACATGCAGCTCGTCGGACGCGCCGGGCTCGACCTCGCCATGATTCCGATCGGCGACAACTTCACGATGGGGCCGGAGGATGCGCTGGACGCGCTCGATTTTCTCAAGCCGCGCCTGGCCATTCCCATGCACTACAACACCTGGCCGTCGATCAAGCAGGACCCGCGGGCCTTTGCCGAAGCTGCGAAAAAACGCGGCCACGCGGTGAACCCGCTTCCGCCCGGCGGGACATTGGAAATCTGAGGTCGGCGACATTTCCCGCTTGGTGACTGCGGCGCAGGCCGATTCCGGCCTGCAGCCGTTTGACGAAAATTTTTTGATGCATCCTGCGTCCTGCGTGTGTCATAGTGCCAGCAATCATGAACACACTCTTTGCCTTTGCCTTCCTTCCCAACTGGGCCATCTGGCCGTTGCTCATTTTCACGATCACGCAGATTTCGTCGCAGATCCTGCCGTTCGTCATCATCGGCGGATTTTTCTTCCGCGGTTTCGGCGGCTTCATGCTCGACATAGGCATCCTTTGCTACGCGGTGCTGACTTTGTTTCATCTGGTGACGCTGCCGGTCGAGTTTGACGCGAGCCGTCGCGCCAAGGCCGAACTGGCCGGGCTGGGCATCGTCCAGCGGGACGAGGCGGCCGGCGTGTCCGAGACGCTCAACGCCGCGGCGCTCACGTATGTGGCCGCGTTCGCATCGTCGCTGGTGAACCTGCTCTGGCTGCTGGCGGCGCGTCGAAACAATTAAGTTTTTTGTGAAAGAGTTTGCCTTGATCGAACGGCGCACGGCGGTGCGCCGTTTTTATGCAAAAAACTGACAGATTCCCCGTGATTGCAGGCTTTTCGCGGCGGTGTTTTGCGCTCTAGTTTGGCAGGGATGAAAGCTGTTGTTTTGTCCGGATCGAATCAACTGGCGGTGGCCGACGCGGCCGCGCCCGAGGTCGCAGAGGGCGGTGTGGTCGTGGCCTTGCGCACGGCGGCGCTCAACCATCGCGATGTCTGGATCAAGCTCGGGCAATATGCGGGCATCAAATACCCGTCCATCCTCGGTTCCGACGGGGCGGGCGTGGTGGTGGAGGCGGGCGCGGCGGTGGATCGCGGCTGGATCGGGCGCGAGGTGGTCATCAACCCGAGCCTTGAGTGGGGGGCGAACGAGCGGGCGCAGGGCGCCGGCTTTAACATTCTCGGGCTGCCGCGCGAGGGCACGCTGGCGGAGCGCGTCGCCGTGCCCGCGGCGCAGTTGGCGCGCAAGCCGGAGGCGCTGACGTGGGAAGAGTCGGCGGCGCTGCCGCTGGGCGGGCTCACCGCGTGGCGCGCGGTGTTCAGCCGCGCCAAGCTGAAGAAGGGCGAACGCATTCTGATCACCGGCATCGGCGGCGGCGTGGCGGTGTTTGCGCTGCAATTTGCGGTGGCGGCGGGGGCCGAGGCGTGGGTGACGTCGAGTTCGCCGGAGAAGATCGCGCGGGCCGTGTTGCTTGGGGCCAAAGGCGGCTTCGATTATTCGAAGGAAGGCTGGGCGAAGGAGGCGGCGACGGCGGCCGGCGCGTTTGATGTCATCATCGACAGCGCGGGCGGCCCGGGTTTTTCCTCGCTGGTGGACCTCGCTGCGCCGGGCGGGCGCATCGCGTTTTTTGGCGCGACGCGCGGCGACCCCGGCACGCTGCCGATGCGGAAAATTTTCTGGCGGCAGCTCTCGCTGCTGGGCTCGACCATGGGGAGCCCGCGCGATTGGACGGAAATGGTGACATTCGTGGGCAAGCACCGCATCAAGCCGGTGGTGAGCGAGGTGTTCCCCCTGGCGCGCGCGACCGAGGCGTTTGAGCTGATGGAGCGCGGCGGCCAGTTCGGAAAAATCGTGATGCGCATCTCGGACTGAGACCGAGCGGCACGCGCCGGGAGCAACTCAAAGTGATATCACCGCCGGAATCTTTCCTCTTTATTCTTTATCTTTCCTCTTTCTCCCCACCCGTTCCTGACGAAAGAGAAAGATAAAGAGGAAAGAAGAAAGAGGGAGTGACACAACTTTGAGTTACACCCGCACGCGCCGTCCGGGCGCATTTTGCATTTGCCGGAGCCGGCGGGCCCGGCAGCGTCGGCGGGATATGCCCGGGCGAAAACCGAACATCCTTTGGATACTGACCACGCAATGGCGCGCGGGAGCGGCGGGTTTTGCGGGCGACGCGAACGCCCGCACGCCGCGACTCGACGCGCTGGCGGCGGAGGCGGTGAATTTCGCGCAGGCGGTGACGCCGCATCCCTTCGGGCCGTTTGCCCGGGCGGCGTTGCTGACCGGAGTGCGTTCGCCGGAGAACGGCGTGCGGGAGTATTTCGACCCGCTGCCCGCGAACGCGCGGACCATCGCGCATGAGCTGGCGGCCCGCGGCTACGCCACGGCATTTTTCGGCAAGTGGCACCTGGCGCGACGCGACCCGTCGGCCCCGCTGGTCGGCGAGGCGCACGCCCGGCAGCTTGTGCCGGAGGAGGCGCGCGGCGGATTCGCTTTTTGGGAAGGTTTCGAGAGCGGTTTTTTGCTGAACGATCCGTGGCTGCACGGGACGCGGCTGCCGGAGCCGGTGCGCGCGCCGGGTTATCAAAGCGACGTGCTCTGCACACGCGCGGCGGAATGGGCGGGCGCGCGCCGCGGCGGCGCGCCGTGGTTTTGCGTGGCGAGCCTGGAGGCCCCGCATCCGCCCTACGATGCCCCGGCCGCCGGAGCGGCCGCGATGTCTCCCGGCGAAGTGCGCCTGGCGGCCAATGTGCCGCGCGGAGGCGGCGCGGAGGAGCGGGCGCGGCGCGAACTGGCGGGCTATTACGCGCATATCCATGCGACGGATACAGCCATCGGGCGGCTGCTGGATGCGCTGCGCGGGATGGACGGCGGGGATGAAACGGTGGTGGTGTTCAGCTCGGTGCACGGCGACATGCACGGCGCGCATGGTCTGTTCCGCAAAGGTTGGCCGCACGAGGAAAGCGTGCGCGTGCCGTTGCTGGTGCGCGCGCGCGGCGCGAAGGAGGCAAGGCGGGGCGGGACGGTTTCGACGGCGGCGGTGACGCTGGCGGATTTGCCGCGGATGACGATATCGTTGATCGAGCGCGGAAAATTTTTCGACGCGGGCGGCGGCGGGCCGGAACGGGCGAGAATTTCGATGCCGTCGGTGGTGCGGCTGCCGCATCAATGCGACCGCGTGTGGCGCGGCGTGCGCACGGCGCGGCGGAAACTGGTGTTGGGCGAGGACGGTTCGCCGTGGCTGTTTTTTGACTTGGAGCGCGATCCGCTGGAGTTGCGGAATCTCGCGGCGGATGCGGAATGGGCGGCGGAGCGGGAACGGCTGCGCGCGTGGGCGGCGGCGTAGTATCGGGAGCGTAGCGCATCCTGCCTGC
This genomic stretch from Termitidicoccus mucosus harbors:
- a CDS encoding metal-dependent hydrolase — its product is MRVTYYGHSCFLVETSAARILIDPFLTGNPLAPVKAADVRCDAVLVSHGHEDHCCDALDIARANHATLVANFEIAEYFAAKGLATTHGLNPGGGCAFPFGRVKLTLAHHTSSLDAGLAPIYMGTACGILLEADGRKLHHAGDTALFLDMQLVGRAGLDLAMIPIGDNFTMGPEDALDALDFLKPRLAIPMHYNTWPSIKQDPRAFAEAAKKRGHAVNPLPPGGTLEI
- a CDS encoding DUF1294 domain-containing protein encodes the protein METTRAHGTLAGITMSRDPAHSPASRPPAPGGSKPRPGTGTFVLFSLLLVAPVFALSRLAMKIAWEWVAAAPVALSALTFLVYRIDKHRAEADGWRVPESTLHGLELLGGWPGAFLAQRILRHKVSKVSYQIMFWLIVAAHQYAAIDSTLGWRCTRLALSWVKARLG
- a CDS encoding sulfatase-like hydrolase/transferase, which translates into the protein MPGRKPNILWILTTQWRAGAAGFAGDANARTPRLDALAAEAVNFAQAVTPHPFGPFARAALLTGVRSPENGVREYFDPLPANARTIAHELAARGYATAFFGKWHLARRDPSAPLVGEAHARQLVPEEARGGFAFWEGFESGFLLNDPWLHGTRLPEPVRAPGYQSDVLCTRAAEWAGARRGGAPWFCVASLEAPHPPYDAPAAGAAAMSPGEVRLAANVPRGGGAEERARRELAGYYAHIHATDTAIGRLLDALRGMDGGDETVVVFSSVHGDMHGAHGLFRKGWPHEESVRVPLLVRARGAKEARRGGTVSTAAVTLADLPRMTISLIERGKFFDAGGGGPERARISMPSVVRLPHQCDRVWRGVRTARRKLVLGEDGSPWLFFDLERDPLELRNLAADAEWAAERERLRAWAAA
- a CDS encoding zinc metallopeptidase, whose translation is MNTLFAFAFLPNWAIWPLLIFTITQISSQILPFVIIGGFFFRGFGGFMLDIGILCYAVLTLFHLVTLPVEFDASRRAKAELAGLGIVQRDEAAGVSETLNAAALTYVAAFASSLVNLLWLLAARRNN
- a CDS encoding cysteine hydrolase family protein, translating into MASHPKTLREIAGASPVPAVLSESALIIIDAQNEYRDGRLPLDGFDAAVAEIRRLLARARTARTPVIHVRHVVAAGSPVFAAGSRGAEIVDELEPLPDEVVVTKALPSSFTGTTLEQSLRTAGRGQLVVTGFMTHMCVSSTVREAAEKGWRCTVVAAACATRDLPSGATEESRGDERDVIPAAALHAAHLAALGDRFAVIVERQDAVAD
- a CDS encoding zinc-binding dehydrogenase — its product is MKAVVLSGSNQLAVADAAAPEVAEGGVVVALRTAALNHRDVWIKLGQYAGIKYPSILGSDGAGVVVEAGAAVDRGWIGREVVINPSLEWGANERAQGAGFNILGLPREGTLAERVAVPAAQLARKPEALTWEESAALPLGGLTAWRAVFSRAKLKKGERILITGIGGGVAVFALQFAVAAGAEAWVTSSSPEKIARAVLLGAKGGFDYSKEGWAKEAATAAGAFDVIIDSAGGPGFSSLVDLAAPGGRIAFFGATRGDPGTLPMRKIFWRQLSLLGSTMGSPRDWTEMVTFVGKHRIKPVVSEVFPLARATEAFELMERGGQFGKIVMRISD
- the glnD gene encoding [protein-PII] uridylyltransferase, which produces MIGRIKKHALDRLDFAGDVSAAKRLSACKTFIRLESAMIRMRHEAGASGREVARGRATMIDVLLSHLFQYACDSWRHAHGTEPLPVCLVAIGGYGRGELSPHSDIDIMFLFPSEVGRKQLEPFQEHLVNEILYILWDCGLKIGHSSRTVDEVFAEARNDIQTKTALLETRRLAGSESLYETFASAYRSFSQEDNPRDYLTRRLNGQRERRARYGQTVFLQEPDIKNGVGGLRDYHNILWMARVKLGIDQLDDLVAQDYLRPGELRDINRAYDFLLRVRNELHFNSRHATDLLNLESQPRIAFGLGYVNDDPLARVEQFMHDYYHAAQTIHRTARNLENRLALTLEPPSRLSLRDTLRISRHQKTKRIDGFIHRGKELVASSPDIFKADPARLIRVFRHCQQLDAQPDFALQNLIRGSLPLITRHVINSPDAIVSFRSILQEAGAVFPILDLMHELGVLGRFIPEFDGLTCRVQHEFYHRYTADIHTLNAIRELDAIFNRLEPITHKYLAALHETPNPTLLYLILLLHDIGKAVGIKGHADTGAELALPVLRRLGVGEADCEIVVFIIKQHLIMARFWQRHDVDDPKTASIFAEALGDANRLRYLYVHTYCDARGTSTDLWNSYKDTLHTTLYRATLEHLIHGGEAIETKNSGLTQMKRQELLAKKIPGIGSDEITAHFNLLPERYFIHTGTDEISLHLEMVNRLLRSINTADSIGTLRPIIDWKNDLNRGLTVVNVVTWDRAGLFYKLAGAFSVAGLNILGAKVISRADHIAIDTFYVVEPGGGAVENHGATEVFARTVEQALVANRDLYPDILAQAKKVSQRYGLDLKNGMEALQSAFPPSIEVYHELAMQRTIVEIQARDHLGLLYQLSKSIYDHGFDITFARIGTERGIAIDTFYIESTDGEQIDETRLHTLRDALHALVAPEQTSEAPAA